From Linepithema humile isolate Giens D197 chromosome 8, Lhum_UNIL_v1.0, whole genome shotgun sequence, one genomic window encodes:
- the DNAlig3 gene encoding DNA ligase 3 isoform X4, with the protein MTEKNLDQKVKKTAAVVADDKKKDKEEKEKISSKDDSFREFRRLCSNIADVDAYTDKTAIIKTMFTKGAQGDGFKGDIVLWCKLLLPGAVKRIYNLQSKQLIKLFARLLLQDEDEMLEHLEQGDVAETISVFFENSSVVSPCAKSTLTIQDVDLFLERLSHLTKEEEQIQHFRFILDKCTFNDLKMIIRLIKHDLRINAGPKHILEGVHVDAYRAFQMFRDLETVIRRFLPNVDKKQGASSSSLNRDKVAVSLMTPVLPMLAEACTSVEMAMRKCPNGMLSEVKYDGERVQVHKSGNDFRYFSRSLKPVLPHKVNLFKDYIAQAFPDGDDLILDSEVLMVDNETEQPLPFGTLGIHKKEEFKNANVCLFIFDCLYYNGEILMNKSMLERRNILKDRMTEIPNRIMLSEVYEVHDPRDLAERIVHVLKLGLEGLVLKDIDSKYEPGKRHWLKVKKDYLCGGAMADSADLVVLGAWYGTGNKGGIMSVFLMGCYDEEHDRWLTVTKVHTGHDDATLAALQDELDMIKIGKDMEKLPSWLHAKKPMVPDFIARDPKKQPVWEITGAEFTNQGMHTADGISIRFPRVTRIRSDKNWSTATTLNELRQLFRKKPESVDFSLILGTSADVKNSPREKLPNSDKSPKKLANVRKRKSSPDEPSTSFKTERQSLDIPEIKKNPSKVIEESFEKRIKDKSSEEFDSIADLQSERKRLKTVKREIKVETENPSLIRIKKESEEEQETADVKDIPREKLGNSDKSPKKLENVRKRRSSLDEPSTSFQIREELLDIPEIKEKPSSVAEESFKKRKKDKRNEKSDKVAHVQSERKRLKTTKEETRNPSPIKVREESEEEEEQERKDHYVNRFAGRMDSEEFSSDSEEDSRNAGAFDSDVENIRFSNVLQDVRASLAPDFDKSRRKDARRMLKILGATLVTPQNRFDPTTTHVIHTRAEIPSTVVLVNLADFPKTAKHVNVSWLEETAAQSRRQGEYWHAVQLVDDYCNCSCTHR; encoded by the exons ACGGTTTTAAAGGCGACATCGTGCTCTGGTGCAAATTGTTGCTGCCCGGCGCTGTAAAGCGAATTTACAACTTGCAGAGCAAACAGCTGATAAAATTGTTCGCGCGATTGTTGCTTCAAGACGAGGACGAAATGCTGGAGCATTTGGAGCAAGGCGACGTGGCCGAGACGATCAGCGTGTTCTTCGAGAACAGCTCTGTCGTGTCGCCTTGCGCCAAGAGCACGTTGACGATCCAAGAC GTTGACCTGTTCTTAGAAAGATTGTCGCATTTGACTAAAGAAGAGGAgcaaattcaacattttcgaTTCATTCTTGATAA ATGTACTTTCAACGATCTTAAGATGATCATACGTTTGATCAAGCATGACCTGAGGATCAATGCAGGTCCAAAACACAT TCTTGAAGGGGTTCATGTGGATGCATATAGGGCCTTCCAGATGTTTCGAGATTTGGAAACGGTAATACGACGTTTTCTACCGAACGTGGACAAGAAACAGGGTGCCTCGAGTTCGTCCTTAAACCGCGATAAAGTGGCTGTTTCGTTGATGACACCCGTCTTACCAATGCTG gcAGAAGCGTGCACATCCGTGGAAATGGCGATGCGCAAATGCCCAAACGGAATGTTATCAGAAGTCAAATATGATGGTGAACGTGTACAAGTGCACAAAAGTGGAAATGATTTTCGATATTTCAGTAGATCTCTCAAACCGGTCTTACCACACAAG gtGAATCTTTTCAAGGATTATATAGCGCAGGCATTCCCCGACGGTGACGATCTTATCCTTGATTCCGAGGTTCTTATGGTTGATAATGAGACCGAGCAACCTTTGCCTTTCGGCACCTTAGGGATTCACAAA AAAGAGGAATTTAAAAATGCCAATGTGTGCCTTTTTATATTCGACTGCTTGTACTACAACGGCGAGATACTTATgaacaa ATCTATGCTGGAACGCAGAAATATCCTGAAGGACAGGATGACCGAGATACCGAACAGAATAATGTTGTCGGAAGTTTACGAAGTGCAT GATCCGCGGGATCTTGCTGAAAGGATCGTGCACGTGTTAAAACTGGGTCTCGAGGGTTTGGTGCTGAAGGACAtcgat AGCAAATACGAACCCGGCAAGAGACACTGGTTGAAGGTAAAGAAGGATTATTTGTGTGGTGGTGCCATGGCTGATAGCGCAGATCTCGTCGTGTTGGGTGCCTGGTACGGCACAGGCAACAAAG GTGGCATAATGTCGGTCTTCTTGATGGGCTGCTATGATGAGGAGCACGATAGATGGTTAACTGTTAccaaa GTTCATACAGGACATGATGATGCCACTTTAGCGGCGTTACAGGATGAACTTGACATGATAAAGATCGGCAAGGACATGGAGAAATTGCCGAGCTGGCTGCATGCGAAGAAACCTATGGTGCCAGATTTCATAGCGAGGGATCCCAAG AAACAGCCGGTGTGGGAGATAACGGGCGCCGAGTTTACGAATCAGGGGATGCACACCGCGGACGGTATCAGTATCCGGTTTCCGCGTGTAACACGTATTCGCAGCGACAAGAATTGGTCCACCGCCACCACTCTGAACGAGCTGCGCCAGCTCTTTCGCAAGAAGCCCGAGTCCGTCGACTTTAGCCTCATACTAGGAACGTCGGCGGATGTCAAGAACAGTCCGAGGGAGAAGTTACCTAACTCTGACAAGTCTCCGAAAAAATTGGCGAAcgtgagaaagagaaagagctcGCCGGACGAGCCGTCGACGAGTTTCAAAACCGAGAGACAGTCGCTAGATATtccggaaataaaaaaaaacccatCGAAAGTTATAGAAGAATCTTTTGAGAAAcgaattaaagataaaagtagCGAAGAATTTGACAGTATCGCAGATCTCCAgtcggagagaaagagattgaAAACAGTGAAACGCGAAATTAAGGTAGAAACGGAGAATCCTTCGCTAATAAGAATCAAGAAGGAATCGGAAGAGGAACAAGAAACGGCAGATGTCAAGGACATCCCGAGGGAAAAGTTAGGCAATTCCGACAAGTCTCCGAAAAAGTTGGAGAACGTGAGGAAACGGAGGAGCTCGTTGGACGAGCCGTCGACGAGTTTCCAAATCAGAGAAGAGTTATTAGATATTCCGGAAATTAAAGAGAAACCATCAAGTGTTGCGGAagaatctttcaaaaaacgaaaaaaagataaacgtAACGAGAAATCCGACAAGGTTGCGCATGTCCAgtcggagagaaagagattaaAAACAACAAAGGAGGAAACGAGGAATCCTTCACCAATAAAAGTCAGGGAGGAAtcggaagaggaagaggaacaAGAACGGAAGGATCATTACGTTAATCGTTTCGCTGGTCGAATGGACTCGGAAGAATTCTCTTCGGACTCGGAAGAGGATTCGAGAAATGCGGGTGCCTTCGATTCAGATGTCGAAAACATT aGATTTAGTAACGTTCTACAGGATGTACGAGCGAGTCTCGCGCCGGACTTCGACAAGAGTAGGAGGAAGGATGCGCGGAGGATGCTCAAAAT ACTCGGCGCTACGCTGGTAACGCCGCAGAATAGATTCGACCCGACGACGACCCACGTCATCCATACACGCGCGGAAATTCCGTCCACGGTCGTCCTCGTG AATCTCGCGGATTTTCCGAAAACCGCCAAACATGTGAATGTGTCCTGGTTGGAAGAAACCGCGGCGCAGTCCAGAAGACAGGGTGAATATTGGCACGCGGTTCAGCTGGTCGACGATTACTGCAATTGTTCCTGCACGCATCGATAA